A stretch of Myxococcus hansupus DNA encodes these proteins:
- a CDS encoding glycosyltransferase family 2 protein produces the protein MAGVGTAVELFREDQPVSPSLQAYATWINGLTSAERLDRERFIESPLCHPSACLRRDALVAVGGWKDGDFPEDYALWLELLDRGFALKNLPDVLLRWRDSHGRMTRTDPRYALKRFMWMKARYLTRGRGPLADGRPCTVWGAGPSGKTLTYFLHEAGARVERYVEVHPRKVGTHIHGIPVVAPQELGAPGKGHLLVCVGVRWARAEIREDLLSWGWVEGRDFTCAA, from the coding sequence TTGGCGGGCGTGGGCACCGCCGTGGAGCTGTTCCGAGAGGACCAGCCCGTCAGCCCGTCACTCCAGGCCTATGCCACGTGGATCAACGGCCTGACCTCCGCCGAACGACTCGACCGCGAGCGCTTCATCGAAAGTCCCCTCTGCCACCCCTCGGCGTGCCTGCGCCGGGACGCCCTGGTCGCCGTGGGCGGCTGGAAGGACGGAGACTTCCCCGAGGACTACGCGCTCTGGCTCGAGCTGCTCGACCGGGGCTTCGCCTTGAAGAACCTGCCCGACGTGCTGCTGCGCTGGCGCGACAGCCACGGGCGGATGACGCGCACCGATCCACGTTACGCCCTGAAGCGCTTCATGTGGATGAAGGCGCGCTACCTGACGCGAGGCCGAGGGCCCCTCGCGGATGGGCGTCCCTGCACGGTGTGGGGCGCGGGCCCGAGCGGAAAGACGCTGACGTACTTCCTCCACGAAGCAGGCGCCCGCGTGGAGCGATACGTGGAGGTGCATCCTCGCAAGGTGGGCACCCATATCCACGGCATCCCCGTGGTGGCGCCCCAGGAGCTGGGGGCCCCGGGCAAGGGCCACCTCCTGGTCTGCGTGGGCGTCCGCTGGGCCCGCGCGGAGATTCGCGAGGACCTCCTGAGCTGGGGCTGGGTGGAGGGACGCGACTTCACCTGCGCGGCGTGA
- a CDS encoding RluA family pseudouridine synthase produces the protein MKRRTFRVEGALVGKAVDAAVASELGLAEARARELVGVGAVYVAGKRSRDAKARLVAGQVVTVVLEEGGQSALAEAAPAPELRVLYEDADVIAVDKPAGVTAQPTEGRVGGSLVDLVGEKLGRPAGLVHRLDRETSGVTVFGKSAEATSALAAEFREGRARKRYVAVAGPGLPLNGTVDLPLSKDPSRPGRWRATRAANGVPALTDFHTLFSGPAFCVVELLPHTGRTHQLRAHLTALGAPILGDARYGGLPRAGGVEAARCLLHAQALELGHPRTGKVLRVEAPVPEDVMRFFAAAGLAALTGPIRAWGPEGA, from the coding sequence ATGAAGCGACGGACGTTCCGGGTGGAAGGCGCGCTGGTGGGGAAGGCGGTGGACGCCGCGGTGGCCTCCGAGCTGGGCCTCGCGGAGGCGCGGGCGCGCGAGCTGGTGGGCGTGGGCGCCGTCTACGTGGCGGGCAAGCGCAGCCGTGACGCGAAGGCGCGGCTCGTCGCCGGTCAGGTGGTGACGGTGGTGCTGGAGGAGGGCGGGCAGAGCGCCCTGGCCGAAGCCGCCCCCGCGCCCGAACTGCGCGTGCTGTACGAGGACGCGGACGTCATCGCCGTGGACAAGCCGGCGGGCGTGACGGCCCAGCCCACCGAGGGCCGCGTGGGCGGCAGCCTGGTGGACCTGGTGGGCGAGAAGCTGGGGCGCCCGGCTGGGCTGGTGCATCGCCTGGACCGGGAGACGTCCGGTGTGACGGTGTTCGGGAAGAGCGCGGAGGCCACGTCGGCGCTCGCGGCCGAGTTCCGGGAGGGACGCGCTCGCAAGCGCTACGTCGCGGTCGCCGGGCCTGGGCTGCCCCTGAATGGGACGGTGGACCTGCCGTTGTCGAAGGACCCGTCGCGTCCGGGGCGTTGGCGGGCGACCCGGGCGGCGAACGGCGTGCCCGCGCTGACGGACTTCCACACGCTGTTCTCGGGGCCGGCGTTCTGTGTCGTGGAGCTGCTGCCTCACACGGGGCGCACGCATCAGCTTCGCGCGCACCTGACAGCGCTGGGTGCTCCGATTCTGGGTGACGCGCGTTATGGCGGGCTGCCCCGGGCCGGGGGCGTGGAGGCGGCCCGGTGTCTGCTTCACGCGCAGGCGCTGGAGCTGGGACATCCGCGAACGGGGAAGGTGCTGCGGGTGGAGGCGCCCGTGCCGGAGGATGTGATGCGCTTCTTCGCCGCGGCGGGCCTCGCGGCGCTCACGGGGCCCATCCGGGCTTGGGGCCCCGAGGGGGCTTGA
- a CDS encoding peptidase M3: MDRPLHSVRTRLDEFLAELATLHYRNGAGLPPESSAAELLAAFPELSSPDTFSAANEALAKARSRNDALTVRRIQLVREVVASHVEDALATRHVDAIATLESQARLTADDQTYAFGEALARIPREPGRGRRALLERATGEFLWQNRTRYGDRREAALQAAEQLGAKDYPALRQDVTGIDYDALAESAQRMLVKTEDAYRDVLAYVLKKVDPLLRPLPSGDARRHDLQTALQAPWMDGFFRREDAFPAVVRWLGEWGLTPNAGGRIRIDDEDRPGKASRPFVAVVRVPNDIRLVLQPRGGLDGLAGLLHELGHAQHRAHVSDTLPMELRRLGDASVTEAHAAVFERVLLSSEWHKRYLGLPTMAARDTVRLAAFQALTLLRRHAAKLSYELSLTRKGASAERADEYADGQRHALFVEPHPGFFLHDVDPQLYVAHYLRSWALETQLTARLTERFDEDYWRNPAAATWLKGLYARGGTDDAEGLATETSGTPLALPEAGERLVAILNR; encoded by the coding sequence ATGGACCGCCCCCTGCACTCCGTGCGCACGCGGCTGGACGAATTCCTCGCCGAACTCGCCACGCTGCACTACCGGAACGGCGCCGGGCTCCCGCCGGAGTCGTCCGCCGCCGAGCTCCTCGCCGCCTTCCCCGAGCTGTCCTCGCCGGACACGTTCTCCGCCGCCAACGAGGCGCTCGCCAAGGCGCGCTCGCGGAACGACGCCCTCACCGTCCGCCGCATCCAGCTCGTGCGCGAGGTGGTGGCCTCGCACGTCGAGGACGCGCTCGCCACACGGCACGTGGACGCCATCGCCACACTGGAGTCCCAGGCCCGGCTGACGGCGGATGACCAGACCTACGCCTTCGGTGAGGCCCTGGCCCGCATTCCGCGCGAACCCGGCCGGGGACGCCGCGCCCTGCTGGAGCGCGCCACCGGTGAGTTCCTCTGGCAGAACCGCACCCGCTACGGCGACCGGCGCGAGGCGGCCCTGCAAGCGGCGGAACAACTGGGCGCGAAGGACTACCCCGCCCTGCGCCAGGACGTCACCGGCATCGACTACGACGCACTGGCCGAGTCCGCGCAGCGGATGCTCGTGAAGACCGAGGACGCCTACCGCGACGTGCTTGCGTACGTCCTCAAGAAGGTGGACCCGCTGCTGCGCCCGCTCCCCTCGGGAGATGCGCGCCGCCACGACCTCCAGACGGCGCTCCAGGCCCCCTGGATGGACGGCTTCTTCCGGCGCGAGGACGCCTTCCCCGCCGTGGTGCGCTGGTTGGGCGAATGGGGCCTGACGCCCAACGCGGGCGGGCGCATCCGCATCGATGACGAAGACCGGCCCGGCAAGGCCTCGCGCCCCTTCGTCGCCGTGGTGCGCGTGCCCAACGACATCCGGCTGGTGCTCCAGCCGCGGGGCGGCCTGGACGGACTCGCGGGCCTGCTCCACGAGCTGGGCCACGCACAGCACCGCGCACACGTCTCCGACACGCTGCCCATGGAGCTGCGCCGCCTGGGCGACGCCTCCGTGACGGAGGCCCACGCCGCCGTCTTCGAGCGGGTGCTCCTGTCCTCCGAATGGCACAAGCGCTACCTGGGCCTGCCCACCATGGCCGCGCGCGACACGGTGCGACTGGCGGCATTCCAGGCCCTGACGCTGCTGCGCCGTCACGCCGCGAAGCTGTCGTATGAGCTGTCGCTGACGCGCAAGGGCGCCTCGGCGGAACGCGCGGACGAATACGCGGACGGCCAGCGACACGCGCTCTTCGTCGAACCCCACCCGGGCTTCTTCCTCCACGACGTGGACCCGCAGCTCTACGTGGCGCACTACCTGCGGTCCTGGGCCTTGGAGACCCAGCTCACCGCGCGCCTCACAGAGCGGTTCGACGAGGACTATTGGAGGAACCCCGCGGCCGCCACCTGGTTGAAGGGGCTGTACGCGCGTGGGGGAACGGACGACGCGGAAGGATTGGCCACGGAGACGTCGGGCACGCCGTTGGCGTTGCCCGAGGCCGGGGAGCGCCTCGTGGCCATCCTCAACCGGTAG
- a CDS encoding glutathione S-transferase family protein, which translates to MKVYGHPMSTATRMVLTTLAEKGQEAELVLIDLAKGEHKQPAHVERQPFGVIPAFEDDDGFRVYESRAIIRYLDRKLPGAALTPSDARAFAAMEQFISVEHSYFTPAAMKVIWERLFKPFFGGGAADEARIDEGMKGVERVLGLVDPVLSKQPYLAGDGFSLAEVCWMPYMDFFVAAGGGTLLGQYKGVASWWERVSARPSWKKVTGA; encoded by the coding sequence ATGAAGGTGTACGGCCACCCGATGAGCACGGCCACGCGCATGGTCCTCACCACCCTGGCGGAGAAGGGCCAGGAGGCGGAGCTCGTTCTCATCGACCTCGCGAAGGGCGAGCACAAGCAGCCCGCGCACGTGGAGCGTCAGCCCTTCGGTGTCATCCCCGCGTTCGAGGATGACGACGGCTTCCGCGTCTATGAGTCGCGCGCCATCATCCGCTATCTGGACCGCAAGCTGCCGGGCGCCGCGCTGACGCCGTCCGACGCGCGCGCGTTCGCGGCCATGGAGCAGTTCATCAGCGTGGAGCACAGTTACTTCACGCCCGCGGCGATGAAGGTCATCTGGGAGCGCCTCTTCAAGCCCTTCTTCGGCGGCGGCGCGGCGGACGAGGCCCGCATCGACGAGGGTATGAAGGGCGTCGAGCGCGTCCTGGGCCTCGTCGACCCGGTGCTAAGCAAGCAGCCGTACCTCGCGGGCGACGGCTTCTCGCTCGCGGAGGTCTGCTGGATGCCGTACATGGACTTCTTCGTCGCCGCGGGCGGCGGAACGCTCCTGGGCCAGTACAAGGGCGTGGCCTCCTGGTGGGAGCGCGTCAGCGCCCGGCCCTCGTGGAAGAAGGTCACCGGCGCCTGA
- a CDS encoding DUF2058 family protein: MQNLRDKLLKAGLVSEEQAKKVETKPSQAEARRSGPQEGGRSGANRPPPRRDDNRTQGGPPRGEGGGGGRPSGGRDAGRREGGGRPSGGGFGPPRHGGGPQHGRPAPTERAIPKLPPMPGSKAYQRAESKRQVELDRALRELVLGSQIPVEAGETAFYFMTRKGKLRRLELSPAQAKQLEEGELGVVERPEPAQIEHSLVPSSAAEQMFALSKKSVRFLNRKENPVGFMNDEELKAQQAAEASGTAVETPDEPEGEADAAPEAAETSEAPAEGDAAEPAPGSDDAKNG; the protein is encoded by the coding sequence ATGCAGAACCTGCGCGACAAGCTATTGAAGGCGGGCCTCGTCTCCGAGGAACAGGCCAAGAAGGTGGAGACCAAGCCCAGCCAGGCGGAAGCCCGGCGGTCCGGTCCCCAGGAGGGCGGGCGTTCAGGCGCGAACCGTCCTCCTCCCCGCCGTGATGACAACCGGACACAAGGCGGCCCGCCGCGAGGCGAAGGCGGAGGCGGAGGCCGTCCCAGCGGTGGCCGTGACGCCGGCCGCCGCGAGGGCGGAGGCCGTCCCAGCGGTGGCGGCTTCGGTCCCCCGCGCCATGGTGGCGGTCCCCAGCACGGGCGGCCGGCTCCCACGGAGCGGGCCATCCCCAAGCTGCCGCCCATGCCGGGCTCCAAGGCCTACCAGCGCGCCGAGTCCAAGCGGCAGGTGGAGCTGGACCGGGCCCTGCGCGAGCTGGTGCTGGGCTCCCAGATCCCCGTCGAGGCCGGTGAGACGGCGTTCTACTTCATGACCCGCAAGGGCAAGCTGCGGCGGCTGGAGCTCAGCCCTGCACAGGCGAAGCAGCTCGAGGAAGGCGAGCTCGGTGTGGTGGAGCGCCCCGAGCCCGCGCAAATCGAGCACTCGCTGGTGCCCTCTTCGGCGGCCGAGCAGATGTTCGCGCTGTCGAAGAAGTCGGTGCGCTTCCTCAACCGCAAGGAGAACCCCGTCGGATTCATGAACGACGAGGAGCTCAAGGCGCAGCAGGCCGCCGAGGCCTCTGGCACCGCGGTCGAGACGCCCGACGAGCCCGAAGGCGAGGCCGACGCCGCGCCCGAGGCCGCCGAGACGTCCGAGGCTCCGGCCGAAGGCGACGCCGCCGAGCCCGCTCCGGGCAGCGACGACGCCAAGAACGGCTGA
- a CDS encoding glycosyltransferase family 2 protein has protein sequence MPVPAVTVLLPARNAEATVARAVRSLLAGTLRDLRVLAVDDGSTDRTREVLDDLVAEDARVEVLDGGGRGLVAALNLALEQATSPYVARMDADDESLPGAWKPASPPWKRTPGWRAWAPPWSCSERTSPSARHSRPMPRGSTA, from the coding sequence ATGCCCGTTCCGGCTGTTACTGTCCTCTTGCCCGCTCGAAACGCCGAAGCCACCGTGGCGCGGGCCGTCCGCAGCCTCCTGGCAGGCACCCTGCGCGACCTCCGGGTCCTCGCGGTGGACGACGGCTCCACCGACCGCACGAGAGAGGTACTGGACGACCTCGTCGCTGAAGATGCCCGTGTGGAAGTCCTTGACGGCGGTGGCCGAGGTCTGGTGGCGGCGCTGAACCTGGCGCTCGAGCAAGCCACCTCTCCCTATGTCGCCCGGATGGACGCCGATGACGAGTCCCTCCCCGGCGCCTGGAAACCAGCCTCACCGCCCTGGAAGCGGACCCCCGGTTGGCGGGCGTGGGCACCGCCGTGGAGCTGTTCCGAGAGGACCAGCCCGTCAGCCCGTCACTCCAGGCCTATGCCACGTGGATCAACGGCCTGA
- the galU gene encoding UTP--glucose-1-phosphate uridylyltransferase GalU has protein sequence MASKTPKVEPLIRKCVIPAAGLGTRFLPATKAVPKEMLPIVDTPTLQYIVEEAVSAGIEDVVLINGRGKSSIEDHFDIGFELETTLRSRGKEGEADKLRAIAELVRVVSVRQKEPKGLGHAVLCAKSVIGNEPFGVLLGDDMIDAEEPGIRQLARVYRQYNQAVIALMEVPDDETHMYGIAAGTDLGDGVMRIERIVEKPKKGTAPSNLAVIGRYVLPPDIFPILENQTPGVGGEIQLTDGLATLQQQQGLLGYRFKGQRYDAGDKVGYLKANIAYALKRPELRSGLLEFMREVVKTEKP, from the coding sequence ATGGCCTCCAAAACCCCGAAGGTAGAGCCCCTCATCCGCAAGTGTGTCATCCCGGCAGCCGGCCTGGGCACGCGCTTTCTGCCGGCGACCAAGGCGGTTCCGAAGGAGATGCTGCCCATCGTCGATACTCCGACGCTCCAGTACATCGTGGAAGAGGCGGTCTCCGCGGGCATCGAAGACGTCGTCCTCATCAACGGCCGGGGCAAGAGCTCCATCGAGGACCACTTCGACATCGGCTTCGAGCTGGAGACCACCCTGCGCTCGCGCGGGAAGGAAGGCGAGGCCGACAAGCTGCGCGCCATCGCGGAGCTGGTCCGCGTCGTCAGCGTCCGTCAGAAGGAGCCCAAGGGGCTGGGTCACGCGGTGCTGTGCGCCAAGAGCGTCATCGGCAACGAGCCCTTCGGCGTGCTGCTGGGCGACGACATGATTGACGCCGAGGAGCCGGGAATCCGCCAGCTCGCCCGTGTGTACCGCCAGTACAACCAGGCCGTCATCGCCCTCATGGAGGTGCCGGACGACGAGACGCACATGTACGGCATCGCCGCGGGCACGGACCTGGGCGACGGTGTCATGCGCATCGAGCGCATCGTGGAGAAGCCGAAGAAGGGCACCGCGCCCTCCAACCTCGCCGTCATTGGCCGCTACGTGCTGCCGCCGGACATCTTCCCCATCCTGGAGAACCAGACGCCGGGCGTGGGCGGGGAAATCCAGCTCACCGACGGTCTGGCCACCCTCCAGCAGCAGCAGGGCCTCCTGGGTTACCGCTTCAAGGGCCAGCGGTATGACGCCGGCGACAAGGTGGGTTACCTGAAGGCCAACATCGCCTACGCGCTCAAGCGCCCGGAGCTGCGTTCCGGCCTGCTCGAGTTCATGCGTGAAGTCGTGAAGACGGAGAAGCCGTGA
- a CDS encoding SDR family NAD(P)-dependent oxidoreductase: MTTTQKTVVVTGASRGIGRAVALAFAKQGHDVWALARSADALASLQKEGGERIRPHAVDVADEAALLAATQRILAEGPPRVLVNNAGITVSAPLTKTRTEDLARVMAVNVTAPFLLCRELMPSMAKAGGGRVINIGSMAAVRGVKYTSAYCASKHALLGLTRALATEYAKKHVTVNIVNPGWVETDMFAGATSAISATTGRSEEQAREALASMNAMGRIITPEEVAALCLFLASDAAGGITGSAYAIDGGEVG; encoded by the coding sequence ATGACGACGACCCAGAAGACGGTGGTGGTAACGGGTGCGAGCCGCGGCATCGGCCGCGCCGTGGCGCTGGCCTTCGCGAAGCAAGGTCACGACGTGTGGGCACTGGCGCGCTCGGCGGACGCACTGGCGTCGCTCCAGAAAGAAGGGGGCGAGCGCATCCGTCCACACGCGGTGGACGTGGCCGACGAGGCCGCGCTGCTCGCCGCGACCCAGCGCATCCTCGCGGAGGGCCCACCCCGGGTGCTGGTGAACAACGCGGGTATCACCGTGTCGGCCCCGCTGACCAAGACGCGCACCGAGGACCTCGCGCGGGTGATGGCCGTCAACGTGACCGCGCCCTTCCTCCTGTGCCGCGAGCTCATGCCCTCCATGGCCAAGGCGGGCGGTGGCCGCGTCATCAACATCGGCTCCATGGCCGCGGTGCGCGGCGTGAAGTACACGTCCGCGTACTGCGCCTCCAAACACGCGCTGCTGGGGCTGACGCGCGCGCTCGCCACGGAGTACGCGAAGAAGCACGTGACGGTGAACATCGTGAACCCGGGCTGGGTGGAGACGGACATGTTCGCCGGGGCCACGTCCGCCATCAGCGCCACGACGGGCCGCAGCGAGGAGCAGGCGCGCGAAGCCCTGGCGTCCATGAACGCCATGGGCCGCATCATCACCCCGGAGGAAGTCGCCGCCCTGTGCCTGTTCCTCGCGTCGGACGCGGCCGGCGGCATCACCGGGTCGGCCTACGCCATCGACGGCGGTGAAGTGGGCTGA
- the nth gene encoding endonuclease III has translation MAMSQRVVLGLLAGVTYNGAVPGRETVAEKRKRALTVMDRLAADMPDARIELDYRTPLELLVAVMLSAQCTDKRVNIVTPALFQRFPSAQTYAEAEPSDVEPFIRTCGLYRAKAKNIVAAARTLVAEHAGQVPLKRDTLEKLPGVGRKTAGVVCIHLGGDDAFPVDTHVKRLAYRLGFTTKEDPDKVEADMQAVLPSERWTLGHQLLVWHGRRTCFARSPDCARCVVADLCPKKGVKAAPAEAATEKPTRPARAKS, from the coding sequence ATGGCCATGTCCCAACGGGTGGTGCTTGGGCTCCTGGCGGGTGTGACATACAACGGCGCCGTGCCTGGACGTGAGACGGTCGCGGAGAAGCGAAAGCGCGCGCTGACGGTGATGGACCGGCTGGCCGCGGACATGCCGGATGCCCGCATCGAGCTGGACTACCGGACGCCCCTGGAACTCCTGGTGGCCGTCATGCTCTCCGCGCAGTGCACGGACAAACGCGTCAACATCGTGACGCCCGCGCTCTTCCAGCGGTTCCCCTCCGCCCAGACCTACGCGGAAGCAGAACCGTCGGACGTGGAGCCCTTCATCCGCACCTGTGGCCTGTACCGCGCCAAGGCGAAGAACATCGTCGCGGCCGCGCGGACGCTGGTGGCGGAGCACGCCGGGCAGGTCCCCTTGAAGCGGGACACCCTGGAGAAGCTTCCGGGCGTGGGCCGCAAGACGGCGGGGGTGGTGTGCATCCACCTGGGGGGCGACGACGCCTTCCCCGTGGACACCCACGTGAAGCGGCTCGCCTACCGGCTCGGGTTCACCACGAAGGAGGACCCGGACAAGGTGGAGGCCGACATGCAGGCCGTGCTGCCGTCGGAGCGATGGACACTGGGCCACCAGCTCCTGGTGTGGCACGGACGGCGGACCTGCTTCGCCCGCTCGCCCGACTGTGCTCGCTGCGTCGTCGCGGACCTCTGCCCCAAGAAGGGCGTGAAGGCCGCACCGGCCGAGGCGGCTACGGAGAAGCCGACGCGCCCTGCTCGCGCGAAGTCTTGA
- the priA gene encoding replication restart helicase PriA, whose amino-acid sequence MEQRPLWSGEDAAPSKAPTTRGSRTVRTSGVKSRRELSEPAVAATVRAEVSAPVLASIAVGRPVRGEFTYTLPEELAGRLEPGQRVLVPFGRGTALGFYLGPASPPPGEKVRLKAVQRVLEDSPSLPKDLIALLRFAAVHYRYPLGEVIRGALPPGLSKAVEEKEAKPDVQHFAVALVNEVPPELSRAPAQSAALAYLLAVGGRAPLEEVAHAIPGARETLKKLATRGFAKLEEKTVEAGVKEGLIQGRPDHLTPEQAAAGVELRAALDAGAFQPFLLHGVTGSGKTEVYLRAAEHALTLGKGTLILVPEIALTPQLVGRFRSRFGSEVAVLHSALKDRERLFHWQALRRGDVKIAVGVRSAVFAPVNNLGLIVVDEEHDPSFKQEEKLRYQARDLAVVRGKQASAVVVLGSATPALETLENVNRGRYRLLELKRRVDDRPMPSIEMVDLRLERPREGVVTEEAPILSPPLLAAMEETIGRGQQVILFLNRRGHSTVLLCEVCGLSLKCSECDVCLTHHRSQSRVVCHYCGLAMPVPEQCLECTGPMLKLGIGTERVEAEVLERIPTARVARLDRDSATSAERLTEMLASFARRELDVLVGTQMVAKGHDFPGVTLVCVVMADTSLSIPDFRAAERTFHLLTQVAGRAGRGKDPGRVLVQTYNPDAEPVRRVLAHDFSGFSTQELEWRKALAYPPYSRMAAVRLEGEHPEQTASVARSLGNLVSRNMPPASAGVRLLGPALAPISRIRGKTRWQFLLKGPTHTALAPLLARVEAALAEVPSTVKVVIDVDPGAML is encoded by the coding sequence ATGGAACAGCGACCCTTGTGGAGCGGGGAGGACGCGGCGCCTTCGAAGGCCCCCACGACGCGGGGTTCCAGGACGGTGCGCACCTCCGGTGTGAAAAGCCGCCGGGAACTGTCAGAGCCCGCCGTCGCCGCTACAGTGCGCGCCGAAGTGAGCGCTCCCGTCCTGGCCTCCATTGCCGTTGGCCGCCCCGTCCGGGGCGAATTCACCTACACCTTGCCGGAGGAGCTGGCGGGCCGCCTGGAGCCCGGGCAGCGCGTGCTCGTGCCGTTTGGTCGAGGCACGGCGCTGGGCTTCTACCTGGGGCCCGCGTCCCCGCCGCCCGGCGAGAAGGTGCGGCTGAAGGCCGTCCAGCGCGTGCTGGAGGATTCGCCGTCCCTGCCCAAGGACCTCATCGCGTTGCTGCGCTTCGCGGCCGTGCACTACCGCTACCCGCTGGGCGAGGTGATTCGCGGCGCGCTTCCCCCGGGCCTGTCGAAGGCGGTCGAGGAGAAGGAAGCCAAGCCGGACGTGCAGCACTTCGCGGTGGCGCTCGTGAACGAGGTGCCGCCGGAGCTGTCGCGGGCGCCCGCGCAGTCCGCCGCGCTCGCCTACTTGCTGGCCGTGGGAGGCCGCGCGCCGCTGGAGGAAGTGGCCCACGCGATTCCAGGCGCGCGCGAGACGCTGAAGAAGCTGGCCACGCGCGGCTTCGCCAAGCTGGAGGAGAAGACGGTGGAGGCGGGGGTGAAGGAGGGCCTGATTCAGGGCCGTCCGGACCACCTCACGCCGGAGCAGGCCGCGGCGGGCGTGGAGCTGCGCGCGGCGTTGGACGCGGGCGCCTTCCAGCCCTTCCTGCTTCACGGTGTCACGGGCAGCGGCAAGACGGAGGTGTACCTGCGCGCGGCGGAGCATGCGCTGACGCTGGGGAAGGGCACCCTCATCCTCGTACCGGAAATCGCGCTGACGCCGCAGCTCGTGGGGCGCTTCCGCAGCCGCTTCGGCTCGGAGGTCGCGGTGCTGCACTCGGCCTTGAAGGACCGGGAGCGGCTCTTCCACTGGCAGGCACTGCGGCGGGGCGACGTGAAGATCGCCGTGGGCGTGCGCTCGGCGGTGTTCGCGCCGGTGAACAACCTGGGCCTCATCGTCGTGGACGAGGAGCACGACCCCTCCTTCAAGCAGGAGGAGAAGCTGCGCTACCAGGCGCGCGACCTGGCCGTGGTGCGAGGCAAGCAGGCCAGCGCGGTGGTGGTGCTGGGCTCGGCCACGCCCGCGCTGGAGACGCTGGAGAACGTCAACCGCGGACGCTACCGGCTCCTGGAGCTGAAGCGCCGCGTGGACGACCGGCCCATGCCCTCCATTGAAATGGTGGACCTGCGCCTGGAGCGGCCCCGCGAGGGCGTGGTGACGGAGGAGGCGCCCATCCTCAGTCCGCCGCTGCTCGCGGCGATGGAGGAGACGATTGGCCGGGGCCAGCAGGTCATCCTCTTCCTGAACCGCCGGGGCCACAGCACCGTGCTCCTGTGCGAGGTGTGCGGCCTGTCACTCAAGTGCAGCGAGTGCGACGTGTGCCTGACGCACCACCGCTCGCAGAGCCGGGTGGTGTGTCACTACTGTGGCCTGGCCATGCCCGTGCCGGAGCAGTGCCTGGAGTGCACGGGGCCCATGCTCAAGCTGGGCATCGGCACCGAGCGCGTGGAGGCGGAGGTCCTGGAGCGCATTCCCACCGCGCGCGTCGCGCGTCTGGACCGGGACTCGGCCACCAGCGCGGAGCGGCTGACGGAGATGCTGGCCTCGTTCGCGCGCCGGGAGCTGGATGTCCTGGTGGGCACGCAGATGGTGGCCAAGGGGCACGACTTCCCTGGCGTCACGCTGGTGTGCGTCGTGATGGCGGACACGTCCCTGTCCATCCCGGACTTCCGCGCCGCCGAGCGCACCTTCCACCTGCTCACCCAGGTCGCTGGCCGCGCGGGCCGGGGCAAGGACCCGGGGCGGGTGCTGGTCCAGACCTACAACCCGGACGCGGAGCCGGTGCGGCGGGTGCTGGCCCACGACTTCAGCGGCTTCTCGACCCAGGAACTGGAGTGGCGCAAGGCGCTGGCCTACCCTCCATATTCGCGCATGGCCGCCGTCCGCCTGGAAGGGGAGCACCCCGAGCAGACGGCGAGCGTGGCGCGCTCCCTGGGGAACCTCGTCTCCCGGAACATGCCGCCCGCGTCCGCCGGGGTCCGTTTGCTGGGCCCGGCGCTGGCGCCCATCTCCCGCATCCGAGGGAAGACGCGCTGGCAGTTCCTCTTGAAGGGGCCAACGCATACGGCGCTCGCCCCGCTGCTCGCCCGGGTGGAAGCGGCCCTGGCCGAAGTTCCTTCCACCGTGAAGGTCGTGATCGACGTGGATCCGGGAGCCATGCTGTAG
- the def gene encoding peptide deformylase, with product MVREILIWPDPVLKQKAKPVAKVDDSIRTLVKDMFETMYSAEGVGLAAPQIGVLQRVIVLDTTHAQPELKPVAMINPEIIAMEGDTTYNEGCLSIPGESADVDRAAAVTVKFLDPDGNEQTLRCEGLLSIAVQHEADHLNGTVFVDHISSLKREFIRKRMKRLKTSREQGASASP from the coding sequence ATGGTCCGCGAGATCCTTATCTGGCCCGACCCTGTCCTGAAGCAGAAGGCCAAGCCGGTGGCGAAGGTGGATGACTCCATCCGCACGCTGGTGAAGGACATGTTCGAAACGATGTACTCCGCCGAAGGCGTGGGCCTGGCCGCCCCGCAGATTGGCGTGCTCCAGCGTGTCATCGTCTTGGACACGACGCACGCCCAGCCGGAGCTCAAGCCCGTCGCGATGATCAACCCGGAGATCATCGCCATGGAGGGGGACACCACCTACAACGAGGGCTGCCTCTCCATCCCCGGCGAGTCCGCCGACGTGGATCGCGCCGCCGCCGTCACGGTGAAGTTCCTCGACCCGGATGGCAACGAGCAGACGCTGCGCTGCGAGGGCCTGCTGTCCATCGCGGTGCAGCACGAGGCGGACCACCTCAACGGCACCGTGTTCGTGGACCACATCTCCTCGCTGAAGCGCGAGTTCATCCGCAAGCGGATGAAGCGCCTCAAGACTTCGCGCGAGCAGGGCGCGTCGGCTTCTCCGTAG